In Tenrec ecaudatus isolate mTenEca1 chromosome 4, mTenEca1.hap1, whole genome shotgun sequence, a single window of DNA contains:
- the LOC142446414 gene encoding olfactory receptor 8K3-like isoform X1, which produces MDKQNLTVVKEFILTGITDRPELQAPFFVLFLIIYMISVVGNVGMIVLTQIDSRLQTPMYFFLRHLAFIDLGYSTAVGPKMLVNFVVQKNTIPYNWCATQLAFFIMFIISELFVLSAMAYDRYVAICNPLLYTVIMSERVCWGLVIVPYLYSAFTSLLTTIKIFISSFCGYNVISHFYCDSLPLLELLCSSTRDVELIVLIFSAFNLVSSLFIVLVSYMLILAAILKMKSAEGRYKTFSTCGSHLIVVIVLYGTLSFMYVQPKSSHSFDNDKMASVFYTIVIPMLNPLIYSLRNKEVKHAVHRTWKMCSNVLHKMNCII; this is translated from the exons atggataaacaaaatctaACCGTGGTAAAGGAATTCATTCTGACGGGGATCACAGACCGCCCTGAGCTCCAGGCTCCCTTCTTCGTGCTGTTTCTCATCATCTACATGATCTCTGTGGTGGGCAACGTGGGCATGATCGTCCTCACCCAGATAGACTCCAGGTTACAAACAcccatgtatttttttctcaggCATCTGGCTTTTATTGACCTTGGCTATTCAACTGCCGTGGGACCCAAAATGTTGGTGAATTTTGTGGTGCAGAAAAATACGATCCCCTATAATTGGTGTGCTACCCAGCTTGCTTTCTTCATAATGTTCATCATCAGTGAGCTTTTTGTTCTGTCAgcaatggcctatgaccgctatgtggccatctgcaacCCTCTGCTCTACACAGTCATCATGTCTGAAAGAGTATGCTGGGGCCTGGTGATTGTTCCCTATCTCTACAGTGCCTTTACTTCTCTTTTGACCACCATCAAgatttttatttcctccttctgtgGTTACAATGTCATCAGTCATTTCTACTGTGACAGCCTTCCCTTGTTAGAATTGCTATGCTCCAGCACACGTGACGTTGAACTGATAGTCCTGATCTTCTCAGCATTCAATTTGGTTTCCTCTCTGTTTATAGTCCTTGTGTCCTACATGCTGATCCTTGCAGCCATCCTCAAGATGAAATCTGCAGAGGGCAGATACAAGACTTTCTCCACGTGTGGCTCTCATTTGATAGTAGTGATTGTGTTATATGGGACTCTGTCCTTCATGTATGTGCAGCCCAAATCCAGCCATTCCTTCGATAACGATAAAATGGCCTCTGTATTTTACACAATTGTAATACCTATGCTGAATCCCCTAATCTACAGTTTGAGGAACAAAGAG GTAAAGCATGCTGTACATAGAACCTGGAAAATGTGTTCAAATGTTCTACATAAAATGAATTGTATAATATAA
- the LOC142446414 gene encoding olfactory receptor 8K3-like isoform X2, whose translation MDKQNLTVVKEFILTGITDRPELQAPFFVLFLIIYMISVVGNVGMIVLTQIDSRLQTPMYFFLRHLAFIDLGYSTAVGPKMLVNFVVQKNTIPYNWCATQLAFFIMFIISELFVLSAMAYDRYVAICNPLLYTVIMSERVCWGLVIVPYLYSAFTSLLTTIKIFISSFCGYNVISHFYCDSLPLLELLCSSTRDVELIVLIFSAFNLVSSLFIVLVSYMLILAAILKMKSAEGRYKTFSTCGSHLIVVIVLYGTLSFMYVQPKSSHSFDNDKMASVFYTIVIPMLNPLIYSLRNKEVKGALHRIWKSLCKIPT comes from the coding sequence atggataaacaaaatctaACCGTGGTAAAGGAATTCATTCTGACGGGGATCACAGACCGCCCTGAGCTCCAGGCTCCCTTCTTCGTGCTGTTTCTCATCATCTACATGATCTCTGTGGTGGGCAACGTGGGCATGATCGTCCTCACCCAGATAGACTCCAGGTTACAAACAcccatgtatttttttctcaggCATCTGGCTTTTATTGACCTTGGCTATTCAACTGCCGTGGGACCCAAAATGTTGGTGAATTTTGTGGTGCAGAAAAATACGATCCCCTATAATTGGTGTGCTACCCAGCTTGCTTTCTTCATAATGTTCATCATCAGTGAGCTTTTTGTTCTGTCAgcaatggcctatgaccgctatgtggccatctgcaacCCTCTGCTCTACACAGTCATCATGTCTGAAAGAGTATGCTGGGGCCTGGTGATTGTTCCCTATCTCTACAGTGCCTTTACTTCTCTTTTGACCACCATCAAgatttttatttcctccttctgtgGTTACAATGTCATCAGTCATTTCTACTGTGACAGCCTTCCCTTGTTAGAATTGCTATGCTCCAGCACACGTGACGTTGAACTGATAGTCCTGATCTTCTCAGCATTCAATTTGGTTTCCTCTCTGTTTATAGTCCTTGTGTCCTACATGCTGATCCTTGCAGCCATCCTCAAGATGAAATCTGCAGAGGGCAGATACAAGACTTTCTCCACGTGTGGCTCTCATTTGATAGTAGTGATTGTGTTATATGGGACTCTGTCCTTCATGTATGTGCAGCCCAAATCCAGCCATTCCTTCGATAACGATAAAATGGCCTCTGTATTTTACACAATTGTAATACCTATGCTGAATCCCCTAATCTACAGTTTGAGGAACAAAGAGGTGAAAGGTGCCTTGCACAGAATATGGAAATCTCTGTGCAAAATTCCTACTTAA